The Candidatus Tumulicola sp. genomic interval TAAAGCGCTGGTGTTCTCGCTGGATATCCCGGCCAAGGCCAAGCCCGGGCGGTACGAATTCAGGGTCGTGGGCACCGATGCGAAGAACCAGACGGCCAAGGCGACCATCACGCTGAACGTCAAGAAGCCGGCGCTCGAAAGCGCGCTGACCAAGAGCAAGCGCATCCGCATCTACGGCATCCACTTCGACTTCAACAGCGCCACGGTGAGGCCCGAGTCCGGGCCAGTGATCCATGAGATCGCCGACGCGCTGAACCACCATCCGGAGTGGAGATTGACGATCGAAGGCCACACCGACAACGTCGGCGGCGATGCCTACAATCTGGACCTGTCCAAGCGCCGCGCGGCCGCGGTCAAGACGATCCTGGTGACGCAATACAAGATATCCTCCACTCACCTCACGACGGCCGGGTACGGCGCGACGCGCCCGGTCGCCACGAACAGCACTGACGCCGGCCGCGCGCTGAATCGCCGCGTGGAACTCGTGCGGCAATAACCTCGCGGGACCTTTCACGCCGTGCTACGAATCCGAGCTTCGCTCGGAACGCTACATCGCTGATTCATGGAGGGGGCAGGTTTTCTACGCTATGACACTTCAGGCTTCGAAACGTTTCTTGTCGCTTGCTACGGCAGCGGTGTTCTGCGCGAACATCATACTTTCGGGCTGCGCGCAGAAAACGGCGCAGAACACTTCACAAGCTGCCGCCTCACCATCACCGGGCGGACTTGGCAACATCTTGGGTGGGTCCGCCGCCAGCTCAAGCCCCACGTCCGCCGCTGACTCGGGCGGCGCCGGCTGTTTCCGCAATGTGGGGGGCGCGGCCGGCTGCGCCGCGGACATCCTCAATTCGAACGGTCAGACCACGCCGAGGCAGGTGATCAATCAAACAATCGAGCGCTACAAGCTCATCGCCGACAACGTGCCCAAATCGGACTTCAGCGTCTCGGCGCTCGCCGACACGCTGCCCAGCGACGCGAACCTCATCGACCAGTGGGTGCGCGATAAGATCCGCCTCGACATCTATCCGGGAGCGATGCGCGGGGCGCTCGGCGCGATCTTAGGACGCGCGGCGAATCCGACGGACAAGGCGTCACTGCTTGCAGCGCTGCTCCAGCGCAAAGGCATGCAGGTACGGTTCGCGCGCAGCACGCTGACCGATGCGGAGGCCGCCACGCTGGCCGGCCTCGTGACCGCTCCGGCGCCAACGGTCGAACCCATAACGCTGCCCGACACGATTGTCGCGCAACTGGGGATCAGCAGCGCTGACATCGCCGAGTGGCACCAAAAATTCGAGCCGGTGTATCAACGGAATATCACCGACGGCGTCGCGTGGGGTCA includes:
- a CDS encoding OmpA family protein yields the protein MPGVAKTLRFPLNVYANQGYAGTLSLAAAAPADAPWRTALSKTQVELKGDTKALVFSLDIPAKAKPGRYEFRVVGTDAKNQTAKATITLNVKKPALESALTKSKRIRIYGIHFDFNSATVRPESGPVIHEIADALNHHPEWRLTIEGHTDNVGGDAYNLDLSKRRAAAVKTILVTQYKISSTHLTTAGYGATRPVATNSTDAGRALNRRVELVRQ